TCTTCTGGACATCCTTTGGGGAGACGGATATCTCATAGTTAAACTTATTATTGACTTGTATCCAGTAGTCGCCGGCTTTGACTCCCTTGAAGCGGTACGATCCATCAGAACTGGTAATACTTTTATCAATCAATTTAAATTTGCCGTCCGGCGAAACAGAGTACAGATCCACGCGGGCGTCCTGAAGCGAGAACGAATTTGGATTGTAAGGGTTCTTTGCCATCACTTCACCACTCAGTTCTGCTGACAGCGAAGAAAAACTTGAAAGAAAAGAGAAAGTTAAAATCAAGGTTAGATTAAGCAACTTTTTATAATATCCAGACATTTTTTCCCTCCGAGCTTTCATTGTAAATTTGAACGAGGGGGACCCTTGCTTTGATCTGATGAAGCTGTAAGTGGAATTTCAACTCCTCGTATTGCTGCAGGATCGGTATCCACATCTTCTTTGATCAAGACCTCTCCAAGATTAATTGTGGAAATTTTCCCAGATACAAAATCATTATTGTTTTTAACAATATTTTCAAGGTTAATATTATCACTGCAACCAAATCTTGGTATTTTATATATAACGGTAGTATTAGACCAGTCCTCGTTTGTGATTGGCATGCCTATTGTAACTTTGTTTCCTGTAACATCTATTATCCTTGGGTAAGTTGCAATTAGTACAGAATCGACCATATCATTCAGGCGATTGCCGCTAACTTCAGCGCCATGCTGATTTTGCAATTTAAGATTAGCAGATACGGTTTTATATTTGTTGTTGTTGTATAGATTGTTTAAGTTAAAACTACCTAGCTGAGCCTGAATTGATGAGCCTAGCATCTTATATAATATAAACAATACAAGTAAATAACCGCCAAACGCACCAGTGGAAACGAAGGCAAGATTAGCAAATTTACCTTTAATTTTAGTAACGGAGTTCGGGAACATTTTATAAATTAATATCGAAGGTATCAAGGGTACTAGGATCATTATTAGTATCAAAATATATAAATAAATCATGACTCCTCCGTTTTGACCGTTTTGGTCACGTTGGTCAGAGATGGTTCTCCATGATCGGACTGGTCTGGAGTGTTCCAGGTCCCGTCAGCACAGATAATGATTCGCTTCGGCATCGACACTCCAGTTCTGCTAACGGAAAAAGCAGTAATTTCCGGTGCTTGAAGCAAAAAAGAGACTTAACAGCATAATGTGCATAATTAAAAAAATCCGATTTATTTATAATATTTATTTTTCGACAGAATAATGCATCCACAACAAGGTGTATTATAGAAATATATATTCAATCGTTGATGCGAATTGTCAAGGCCCGAAAATGATTTTTCATCTGTTCAGAGCGGACATTTTTCCGTGACCATCGGCTTTTGCATGAATATCGAGACTCATTTTCTGTTTTGGCGACGGCGCTGATGAAGCTTTTTTCACGGTTCCGCCAAGTCCCGGACATCGGCCGGGCAGGTTGAACCCACGCTTTTGGCAATTATGAATTAGGGCGTTTAGTGGCGTTGTCGGCTTAGCCGTTCCTCCTGTATCTCCTTCAATTTATTACTCCCCTCTTGGCTTGCGCACCTGCGCAGGTTATTATCCTCTTCCCATGATTCGTTCAATTATCCACATCGACATGGATGCGTTTTTCGCGTCGATAGAGCAGCTGGACAATCCCCAGTATCGCGGGAAGCCGGTTATCGTCGGGGCGGACCCGAAGGGCGGGCGGGGGCGCGGCGTCGTCGCGGCTTGCTCCTACGAGGCGCGAAAGTTCGGCATACATTCGGCAATGCCGATCTCGCAGGCGTGGCGCAGGTGCCCGAAGGGCGTCTTCGTCGCGCCGAGGGGTTCGCGCTACGTCGAGCTTTCGCGCAAGATTATAGCTATTTTCCGCACTTATACGGACCTCGTGGAGCCGCTCTCGATCGACGAGGCTTTTCTCGACGTGACGGGCTCGCGCCTTCTCTTCGGCGACGCGCCGAAGATCGGGAGGGAGATCAAGGAGCGGATAAGGACCGAGTTGGGCCTCGTGGCGTCTGTCGGCGTCGCTCCGAACAAGTTCGTCGCCAAGATCGCCTCCGACCTAGGCAAGCCGGACGGCTTCGTAGTGGTCGGCGAGGGCGAGGTGAGGGAGTTTTTGCGCGAGCTTCCGATCAAACGGCTCTGGGGAGTGGGGGAGAAGACGGCTGAAACCCTGACGCGCCGCGGGATGAGGACGATAGGGGATATCGCCCGCCTCGGCGAGAGAAACATGGTCTCCATCCTCGGCGAGCACGGCCTGCACCTCTGGCGTCTTTCGCAGGGGGAGGATTACCGCGAGGTGGTGACGGAATCGGAGGCCAAATCGGTCGGCAACGAGACTACCTTCGAGGAGGACACCTCCGACCCGGATACCGTCCGCAACACCCTCCTTTACCTCTGCGACAAGGTCGCGGGGAGGCTCCGGAAGTACGGTTTCAAGGCCGTGGGGGTGACACTTAAGCTGCGCGACGAGGATTTCAAGACGATTACCCGCTCGCTCACCCGCGAAGCCCCCACTTCGGTCACGGCGGACCTCTTTTCCGACGCGCTGGAGCTGCTTTCACGCTCCGGCTGGAAGGGTACGCGGAGGGTTCGGCTGCTGGGAGTCTCGGCGCACAGGCTTGTTTCGGGCGGCGGCGCGCCCCTCCAGGGGAATCTTTTCGTGGACCCGGCGAGGGAGGGGCGGAAGATCGACGCGGAGAAGGCGGTCGATGCGGTCCGGGCTAAGTTTGGTAGGGGGGCGCTAAAGCGGGGGGCGCTTGTTAAGAGCGATGAGGAGTAACAGACGTTATCCGGCGCATCCTTTCCGTCCCTGGCTTCGTCATGTCCTCGCTCAAGGGTTCGCCGTAGCGCTGCTACTGTCTCACCCTTTCTCTGCGGGATTCCTCGCCGGGAACGGAAAACCGCGCCGGGAAAATCTTTTACTGCGATAGTTGTCGAGGGGTCTAACCTTGACGCTGGGGTGCTCGCGGAGGGATGTTTCTTCTTGCATATAATACTGAAATGGTTATAATTTAGCTGAATGCAATTACAGGGAGGGTTCCATGAAGCGAAATATCATAAATATAGACGAAGAGAAGTGTACCGGCTGCGGCCTTTGCATAGTGAACTGCGCCGAGGGCTCGCTGGCGATAATCGACGGCAAGGCGCGGCTGGTTCGCGAAGCTCTCTGCGATGGCCTTGGCGCGTGCATCGGCCACTGCCCTGAGGGCGCGCTGACTATCGAGGTGCGCGACGCCGAGGAGTTTGACGAGCATATCGTCGAAGAGCACCTCAAGGAGCTCAAGGCCAAAGAGGCCAAGAGTTCTCCCTTCGGCTGCCCCTCCGCCGCGACGGTGAAATTCGAGGTGGCGGAATCTCCGGAGGTTCCCGGCGGGAAGACCGCCTCGCAGCTCGGCCACTGGCCGGTGCAGCTAACCCTTCTGAACCCCGCCGCTCCCTTTCTGAAGGGAGCGGACCTCCTTCTCGCGGCGGATTGCGGACCCTTCGCCTATCCCGACTTCCACAGGGACTTTTTGAAGGGAAGGGTCGCCGCCGTAGCGTGTCCCAAGCTCGACGACGCCGATGCGCACATGAAGAAGCTGGCCGACGTTATCCGCTACGGAGAGCCCGCAAGCCTCACGATAGCCCGGATGGAAGTACCCTGCTGCGGCGGCCTTTCGATGATAGCGAAGCGCGCCATCGAGGAGAGCGGAAGAAATATCCCGATAAGGGAAATCATAATCGACAGAGACGGGACTATAGTCTCCGACAAAGCTTAAGAGGTTGTTGAAAACTGCTGCGAGCCCCGTTTTCTGCGTCGCGTGCTCGCTCAAGGACTCGCCGTAGTGCCGCTACTGTCATCGTCCTTTCGCTCCGCGTCTCCTTGAAACCGGGGCTTCTCGCGACGTTTTGAACAACCTCATTGAATGTCTAACTGTGGGAGGTTTATCTTCCCTCTCATTTATTGCGGCAAGTGAAAATGTCCACAGCCGGTTTCGTTAAAAAATCTTCAAAGGCCCTCCACAAGTGGATAGGGCTTTTCGGCTTTTTCTGGCTCGCGGTCATGGGCGCGACGGGGATAATCCTCAATCACCCCGGCCTCATCTCCTCCATCGACCTGCCGCGAAGCTTCCTTCCCGGCAATTACGAATACCGCGACTGGAACAGGAACGCCTTTCGCGGCGCTGTCGAATCCCCGGAGGGTGGGCTGCTGCTTTACGGCGAGACCGGAATTTGGCGCTTCTACGGAGATTTCGCCCCGCCTTCGGACTTCTCCTCCGGTCTTCCCACGGCCGCCTACCTTCGCGACGTGCGCGACCTCATGAACGTGGACGGAACCCTGCTCGCCGCCACGAGGGGAGGACTGTACGCTCGAGGAGCACTGGAACCTTCGTGGAAGCCGGTCGCGCTCTCCAGCGATTACCCCGTCGATCTGTTTTTCGGAAGAGACCGAATTTTCGCGCTTACCCGCTCCGATCTTTACGCCGCTCCGCTTTACGACCCCCTGAGCTTCAGCAGAGTAACGCCCGGAAAGGCGGGGCTCAAAGACCCGAAGCGCAGCCTCTTTCGGCTCGTCTTCGACATGCACTACGGGGAGACCTGGGGGAGCGCCGGCAGATACCTGATGGATTTAGCGGGCGTCTACCTCGTTTTCGGCTCGCTCACCGGGGCGTGGTTCTGGTGGAGGAAGAAGAGAAAGACGCTGGCGAAGGGAAGGGGAGGGAAACTGGCCGGAAAGGGGCTCAGGCTACACATAAAGCTGGGACTCTGGTTCGCGCCGCTTCTCGTCTTCTCGGCGCTGACAGGAGTCTTCGAGCGGCCCCCCTTTCTGGTCGCCATAGCCGACGCCGAATACCCCATGTCGCTCCACCCCGGTCCCCGCCACGAGAACCCCTGGCACGACACGCTGAGAAAAGGGCTTTACGACCCCTCGCGGGAATCCGTCGTGCTTGCCACCTCCGAGGGGTTTTACGAGGGCAAGGAGTTCCTGCTGGGGAAAGAGAGCGCCTCCTTCCACAAGCTTCCCGGCGGCGCGCCGGTCAGCGTGATGGGTGCTACGGTCTTCGAGAAAGACCTCCAAAGCCCCGGTTCCTCCTATCTCGTCGGCTCGATGTCGGGGCTCTACCACTGGGACCGCGACCGCAAGGAAGTCGTCAACCTCTTTACCGGCGAACCTCCGAAAGCTCCCAAGGGGCCGCCGGTGGGAGATCAAATGGTGGTCGGCTATGCGCCGCTCGACCTTTCGGGCCGCTATCTTTGGGCGGATTACAACAAGGGACTATTCCTCAGCGACGGCAGGACGGCGGGAATTTCCCTTCCCCCGGAGCTTGAAGACGGCGGCCGCATCTCTCTGTGGCACGCGCTCTTCGAGCTCCACAACGGCAGGTTCTTCACCTTCCTCCTCGGCTGGTGGAGCTGGCTTGTCGTTCCTCTCACCGGGCTTTGCCTGATAGTTGAGACACTCACCGGAGTCTACGACCGTCTTAGAGCGAAACGCTAGCTCTCAGTATAGCTATGAGTCTCCTTGAAGCAGCGACTTCTCGCAGCGTTTTTAACAACCTCATCTTTTGCGCGGAGGCGAAACCGGATTAGACTTTCCAGGCAGCAGAACCGTTCGTTTGCTTCATTGGAAAGGAGAATCACCGATGGCGAAGGTGGAATGGCTGACCTCTTTCGAGAACGCGTTGGCGAAATCGCGTGAAACGGGCAAGCACGTCTTTCTGGATTTTTTCGACCCCGGCTGAATCGGCTGCCAGCAGATGGACGCGGTCGCGTACCCAGACCCCTCGGTAGCCGATTTCATAGAAAAAAACCTCATCCCGCTGAGACTGATGTCTGACGACAGGGTTTACGCCGTCCGCTTCAGAATAAAGTGGACGCCCTCGCTTCTGGTGCTGGACAGCGACGGAGTGGAGCATTACCGCACTCTGGGTTTCTACCCACCGGCCGACCTTATCCCCTCGCTCATGCTGGGAATCGCCAAAACCTGGTTTAACAAGCCCGACAGACCGGCCTCGATCGCCGTTCTCGACCAGATAGTCAGCCAGCACCCCAGAAACTCCCTCGCGCCCGAGGCGGTCTACCTCGCCGGGGTCGCCCGCTACATCGAGACCCATCACCTCACGCACCTGACTGGAATCTACGACAAGCTCACCGCCGATTATCCGGAGAGCGTTTGGGTTACTAGGTCTAGTCCTTACAGGCTGCTGAAGAAGTAACCGTAATCCGGCGCATCCTTTCCGCCCCCGGCGTCGTCATGTCCTCGCTCAAGGGCTCGCCGTAGCGCTGCTACTGCCTCGCCCTCTCGCTGCGGGATTCCTCGCCGGGAACGGAAAGCCGCGCCGGTCGATGTAAAAAAGACCGGCACATCCTGATTATCACTCAGGCTTTGATTTATCCAGAATCGTGCCGGTGCGAATTGCCCCATCAAGTTTTGTCGTTTTATCGATAATTGCGCCGTCAAGGATTGCGTTGGTAAGGTTAGCATAGGACAGATTCGCCATTCTCAGGTCCGCCTCGTATAGGTTCGCCCCGGACAGGTTCGCCCCAAAAAGGTTCGCCCCGTACAAGTTCGCCCCGTACAAGTTCGCCCCAGACAGGTTCGCCCCGTACAAGTTCGCCCCGGACAGGTCCGCCCCAAAAAGGTTCGTCGCTTCCAGGCCCGCAACGTAAAGGTTCACCATGTGAAGGTTCGCCCCGGACAGGTTCGCCCCGGCCAGATTCGTCCTGGCCAGATTCGCCCTGGCCAGATACGCCCCGACCAGATACGCCCCCGGTTTAATCACGTGACCGTTTATCTCCGGCCAGTGCTGCTCTTCCTCCCCAGTGGCCAAAACCTCTTCGGAAGATTCTTTTATTCGCTTTCGCGTGTCGGGGTCGGAAAGCCACTCTTTACCGGGTCCGGAGGAAAGGAGGTCGAGCAGCCGTTTATCAACCAGGAGTTTTTCCAGTACTGCTTTGTGAGGTTTTTTATGGTCAACTGAAATTTCCGCTTCAAAGAGACCGATGAGGTTGTTTTCACCATCCATGAGTTTGGCTAAGTAGAGGGATAAGCTGATGCAGTTATCAGTCACTCCAAAATCTTTCATTAAGGAGTCTGTTATCACCACGGGGTCGTTTTCTTCCAGTATGGAGAGAATTTCCGGCCACATCATCGAAAGGGCTTCATGCACCGCGAAGGGGGCGATTTTCAACTCGCCTTTGTCGCCTTTGTCGCCCTCCTCGATTTCGGCGACCTCGCGCATGACCAGCAGGCGGTTTAAAAAGCGTATTATCTTTCTTGGGTTTTCCCTGCAAGCCGGACAGATCGTTTCGCACAGGGCTTCTATGTCTTCTCCCGCAATTTTTCCGAAGATTTCCATCTCAAGGAGCTGCTTGACGTAATCCTTTACCCGCTTTGTAATCGGGGGAATCTTGAAGGGCATCTGTACGATCTTGTCAAGATAGTTGCCGTAAAGCTCTTCGGGAATTTTGAGCCTCTCCGTGTACTTATGGCGGAGAAAAGCCTTGATTATCTCGGGCTCAAGGCCGAGGACGAAGGCGATGTTGCG
This portion of the bacterium genome encodes:
- a CDS encoding carboxypeptidase regulatory-like domain-containing protein; this encodes MSGYYKKLLNLTLILTFSFLSSFSSLSAELSGEVMAKNPYNPNSFSLQDARVDLYSVSPDGKFKLIDKSITSSDGSYRFKGVKAGDYWIQVNNKFNYEISVSPKDVQKRAPLLVEIK
- a CDS encoding DNA polymerase IV; translation: MIRSIIHIDMDAFFASIEQLDNPQYRGKPVIVGADPKGGRGRGVVAACSYEARKFGIHSAMPISQAWRRCPKGVFVAPRGSRYVELSRKIIAIFRTYTDLVEPLSIDEAFLDVTGSRLLFGDAPKIGREIKERIRTELGLVASVGVAPNKFVAKIASDLGKPDGFVVVGEGEVREFLRELPIKRLWGVGEKTAETLTRRGMRTIGDIARLGERNMVSILGEHGLHLWRLSQGEDYREVVTESEAKSVGNETTFEEDTSDPDTVRNTLLYLCDKVAGRLRKYGFKAVGVTLKLRDEDFKTITRSLTREAPTSVTADLFSDALELLSRSGWKGTRRVRLLGVSAHRLVSGGGAPLQGNLFVDPAREGRKIDAEKAVDAVRAKFGRGALKRGALVKSDEE
- a CDS encoding 4Fe-4S ferredoxin; amino-acid sequence: MKRNIINIDEEKCTGCGLCIVNCAEGSLAIIDGKARLVREALCDGLGACIGHCPEGALTIEVRDAEEFDEHIVEEHLKELKAKEAKSSPFGCPSAATVKFEVAESPEVPGGKTASQLGHWPVQLTLLNPAAPFLKGADLLLAADCGPFAYPDFHRDFLKGRVAAVACPKLDDADAHMKKLADVIRYGEPASLTIARMEVPCCGGLSMIAKRAIEESGRNIPIREIIIDRDGTIVSDKA
- a CDS encoding PepSY domain-containing protein is translated as MSTAGFVKKSSKALHKWIGLFGFFWLAVMGATGIILNHPGLISSIDLPRSFLPGNYEYRDWNRNAFRGAVESPEGGLLLYGETGIWRFYGDFAPPSDFSSGLPTAAYLRDVRDLMNVDGTLLAATRGGLYARGALEPSWKPVALSSDYPVDLFFGRDRIFALTRSDLYAAPLYDPLSFSRVTPGKAGLKDPKRSLFRLVFDMHYGETWGSAGRYLMDLAGVYLVFGSLTGAWFWWRKKRKTLAKGRGGKLAGKGLRLHIKLGLWFAPLLVFSALTGVFERPPFLVAIADAEYPMSLHPGPRHENPWHDTLRKGLYDPSRESVVLATSEGFYEGKEFLLGKESASFHKLPGGAPVSVMGATVFEKDLQSPGSSYLVGSMSGLYHWDRDRKEVVNLFTGEPPKAPKGPPVGDQMVVGYAPLDLSGRYLWADYNKGLFLSDGRTAGISLPPELEDGGRISLWHALFELHNGRFFTFLLGWWSWLVVPLTGLCLIVETLTGVYDRLRAKR
- a CDS encoding pentapeptide repeat-containing protein, with protein sequence MREVAEIEEGDKGDKGELKIAPFAVHEALSMMWPEILSILEENDPVVITDSLMKDFGVTDNCISLSLYLAKLMDGENNLIGLFEAEISVDHKKPHKAVLEKLLVDKRLLDLLSSGPGKEWLSDPDTRKRIKESSEEVLATGEEEQHWPEINGHVIKPGAYLVGAYLARANLARTNLAGANLSGANLHMVNLYVAGLEATNLFGADLSGANLYGANLSGANLYGANLYGANLFGANLSGANLYEADLRMANLSYANLTNAILDGAIIDKTTKLDGAIRTGTILDKSKPE